The following is a genomic window from Streptomyces lincolnensis.
TCCAGGAGAAATACCCTGATTTTTCCGTCTTCTCGCACGCGGTCAGTGTCACACGGGCCGCGTGATCCCGCTTTCGGCGGGCTCTTCCCGTGACCTGGGTCACCGGGATAACGTGCCGTTGTTCCGGCCCCCTGCAAGGCTGTGACCAGGTACTGTTCCCGATTTTGCGAATTTACTTGGAAATCCAAGCAAAAACGCAGGTCAGGAGGGGTTTCACAGAATTGTGGAGCACTGGGTAACGTGCATTTTGCAGGGCGCTCGCCGGGGCACCTGTCACGCCTGTTTCCCGACCGGGCGCACCCACCCCGTGCGTCCCGCGGGCCCACAGGCGAGCCGCACTGGCACCCGGCGAACCCGGGTAGCCGGACCGACGGAGGAGCACACGTGACCGTGGAGAGCACTGCCGCGCGCACCACGCGACGCAGCGCAGGTACGACCGGTGGCACGGCCGGCAAGCGAACGACGGCGAAGAGCACGGCCGCCAAGAAGCCCGCGGCCGCGAAGAAGTCGCCGAGCGGCGAGCCCGAGCTCGTCCAGCTGCTGACGCCCGAGGGCAAACGCGTCAAGAGCGCCGCCTACGACAAGTACGTCACCGGCATCACCCCCGAAGACCTCCGCGGCCTGTACCGCGACATGGTCCTCACCCGCCGCTTCGACGCCGAGGCCACCTCCCTGCAACGCCAGGGCGAGCTGGGCCTGTGGGCCTCGCTGCTCGGCCAGGAGGCCGCCCAGATCGGCTCGGGCCGCGCCACCCGCGAGGACGACTACGTCTTCCCGACCTACCGCGAGCACGGCGTCGCCTGGTGCCGCGGGGTCGATCCCACCAACCTGCTGGGCATGTTCCGCGGCGTGAACAACGGCGGCTGGGACCCCAACAGCAACAACTTCCACCTCTACACGATCGTCATCGGCTCCCAGACGCTGCACGCCACGGGCTACGCGATGGGCGTCGCCAAGGACGGCGCGGACAGCGCCGTGATCGCGTACTTCGGCGACGGCGCCTCCAGCCAGGGCGACGTGGCCGA
Proteins encoded in this region:
- the pdhA gene encoding pyruvate dehydrogenase (acetyl-transferring) E1 component subunit alpha, which codes for MTVESTAARTTRRSAGTTGGTAGKRTTAKSTAAKKPAAAKKSPSGEPELVQLLTPEGKRVKSAAYDKYVTGITPEDLRGLYRDMVLTRRFDAEATSLQRQGELGLWASLLGQEAAQIGSGRATREDDYVFPTYREHGVAWCRGVDPTNLLGMFRGVNNGGWDPNSNNFHLYTIVIGSQTLHATGYAMGVAKDGADSAVIAYFGDGASSQGDVAESFTFSAVYNAPVVFFCQNNQWAISEPTERQTRVPLYQRAQGYGFPGVRVDGNDVLACLAVTRWALERARGGEGPTLVEAYTYRMGAHTTSDDPSKYRADEEREAWEAKDPILRLRRYLEASNHADEGFFAELEAESEALGKRVREAVRAMPDPDHFAIFENVYADGHALVDEERAQFAAYQASFADGEGA